One part of the Eulemur rufifrons isolate Redbay chromosome 16, OSU_ERuf_1, whole genome shotgun sequence genome encodes these proteins:
- the NTF3 gene encoding neurotrophin-3 has translation MVTSATILQVNKVMSILFYVIFLTYLRGIQGNNMDQRSLPKDSLNSLIIKLIQADILKNKLSKQVVDVKGSYQGTLPKAEAPREPARGERAKPEFQPVVAVDTELLRQQRRYSSPRVLLSDSTPLEPPPLYLMEDYVGNPAGANRTSRRKRYAEHKSHRGEYSVCDSESLWVTDKSSAIDIRGHQVTVLGEIKTGNSPVKQYFYETRCKEARPVKNGCRGIDDKHWNSQCKTSQTYVRALTSENNKLVGWRWIRIDTSCVCALSRKIGRT, from the coding sequence ATCTTACAGGTGAACAAGGTGATGTCCATCTTGTTTTATGTGATATTTCTCACTTATCTCCGTGGCATCCAAGGTAACAACATGGATCAAAGGAGTTTGCCAAAAGACTCTCTCAATTCCCTGATTATCAAGCTGATCCAGGcggatattttgaaaaacaagctCTCCAAGCAGGTGGTGGACGTTAAGGGAAGTTACCAGGGCACCCTGCCGAAAGCAGAGGCGCCCCGAGAGCCGGCGCGGGGCGAGCGCGCCAAGCCGGAATTCCAGCCAGTGGTGGCAGTGGACACCGAACTGCTGCGACAGCAGAGACGCTACAGCTCGCCCCGCGTCCTGCTGAGTGACAGCACCCCTCTGGAGCCCCCTCCCTTGTACCTCATGGAGGATTACGTGGGCAACCCCGCGGGGGCCAACAGAACGTCACGGCGGAAACGGTACGCAGAGCATAAGAGTCACCGAGGGGAGTACTCGGTGTGTGACAGTGAGAGCCTGTGGGTGACAGACAAGTCGTCGGCCATCGACATTCGGGGACACCAGGTCACGGTGCTCGGGGAGATCAAAACCGGCAACTCTCCCGtcaaacaatatttttatgaaacGAGATGTAAAGAAGCCAGGCCAGTCAAAAACGGTTGCAGGGGCATCGACGACAAACACTGGAACTCTCAGTGCAAGACGTCCCAAACCTACGTCCGAGCACTGACCTCAGAGAACAACAAACTGGTGGGCTGGCGGTGGATACGGATAGACACCTCCTGCGTGTGTGCCTTGTCGAGGAAAATCGGAAGAACATGA